TTACAAAATATCAAACCCCTGTACAACATTTAAGCACGGTTTATGCTCAGTAATGATATGGAATTCCATACCCTCAACTAAATATGGGCGAAACATCTCAACCCTCCTTTGGGCACGGGTCTTTTTCGATTTTGGACGTaaagttaaaatatttctatcatagctaacgacttgagcttcctaaaatttaattttctatcgaattATGGATAtgaatttttagaaagaatCCTCGAACAagacgaaaaaaggccagacgcGGGTGCTCAACCGAAggtttagaaaaagttttccaaaGGAAGGTTAAAAGTGAATGTAAAAGAGAGCACTTTAAATCTCGGAATAGAAGACAATTTCATGTTTTACCAAGGCAATGATTCCAAGCACAAAACAAATGTTGTGCGCATTTGGTTGCATTATAATTACCCTGATGTGATTGCTACTAAATTTCATCGAGCACGCCAGGCGttagttgaattaaaaaataatattgtagtaataaaaaaaaaaaattaaaataaaaaaaaattaaaataaaaaaaaaaattaaattaattaaaaaaaaaaaattaaaataaaaaaaaaatttaaattaattaaaaaaaaaaaattaaaaaaaaaaaaaaattaaaaaaaaaaaaaaaaattaaaataaaaaaaaaattaaaataaaataaaaaattaaaatcaccacataaacaatgaaataaagttGAGGTCAGCTTTAAAAGAACGGATCAAAATTCCGGTTGAATCGAGGTCAAGTCGCTCGAAAGCTGTCTTACAATAAAAAGTACTCGCTACCAAATATTGTTAATTCCtgcaaagtttgaagttttcttaGAGTTCCTAATGTGTTCCTTTATAACTTTAATTCTGAATTGTTAAGTCGCTTTATataatgcaatattttatttcgaCTTATTGCTTATAATAAGTCTATATCGAATATACTTCTTGAAATAAATAtactctttcttcttctttttagttACTTTAGTGCTAAGGTGGAAATTTGTAAATTCATACTGTCCCATTATAATTTTGAGTCGCTGTATCTGCATGCATACTTCTGTATGTAACCActtaaatatatacacacaaagTGCATAGTCAATATTAGTACTAAAACTCTTAATAAACTATACGAAAACTACATATTTGGTAGCAGTCATAGCTCAAAATAAAAGCATGATCGATTCAATAACAATATTTGTATATTCCAACTGTATCAACTGGTTTTATCCATCTCATTTGGCATGGCTACCTCCATGTACTTTCTTTCAGTCGACTTCTCAGACTTTTCTTCGGTACTATGCATCTCCTCTGTGGTCGCCAAATTATGTTCACTAGAATCTGTTCCGCTCGTCCCCTCGGCTGCTTTATTCTTTGCCATTACATTTTCTTCAATACTCTCCGATTTATTTTCTGTAACTTCTTGCATGTTTGGTGTTGCTGGCTTTTCggcattattttcaatttctttggCATCTAAATATTTCACATCAACAGGTTTAGCAGGCTCGGCTTTATCATCAGTACTGCTATGCTTGTGAAGTTGAGTATCGCTGCCACCATTGGGGGATGCGCTGATCACCTCACGTAGATCAGTACGAGAATCTTTACAACATACTTTATCCAAGCAATCTAGTGCGCTACACTGCATCAAACACTCTATAGATGGCGATTTCGGGCTTTGAAATTCCGGTTGTATTGTGATTTCAGTAATGCCGCGATCATGGAAAAACGCGCGTACATcgtcaataatttttgtataaagttgtGGATTTTCGAACATTATGTGTACGGTAGCAACTGATTTATGGGCCGATAATTGCCAGATGTGCAGATCATGGTAGCTAACTATTTCAGGAAATTGCGTAACCATTGTACGCTCGAAGTCCTCCATATCAATGGAACCGGGAATTGTTTGCAGCAGGATTAGGCAAGACTGTTTCACTATTTGAACAAAgacaattaaaatataaattatatgtgtaTTGTTTTACTATTTATAACAAAGCATACTCACTATAAGGATAGCTGAGGGAGACTAGTAGTACACATGAAAATATCGACAACACGGGATCTATAAATTTGGCTGTATGCTCTTCGTCCTCCGCCATATTCACAATTAATGCACACACTATAACGAATATTGTGCTCGACACATCGCGCAACATCTCCAC
The sequence above is drawn from the Anastrepha obliqua isolate idAnaObli1 chromosome 4, idAnaObli1_1.0, whole genome shotgun sequence genome and encodes:
- the LOC129245862 gene encoding proton-coupled zinc antiporter SLC30A1 isoform X3; translated protein: MKLYNHCKLLNVFAFFMILKLRLCLVLRRKYCSIGRQAGHSRKRDDFEMSGGSVSSLPNGPNKDQIIVINMSGPHSASATRQRREMKLRNTFGWTRIDILTMLIVFIILASLSFSLVVEALQTLVHIDHQDTMHLPVTVMILGFVGLILNGLTYLLIGGYTMHQGSFLHVTPSGDVVLDRVLSTSGELEADERQLSKPDKANREIDRQLKNDLKADIGRIHYIPKRQGAVEMLRDVSSTIFVIVCALIVNMAEDEEHTAKFIDPVLSIFSCVLLVSLSYPYMKQSCLILLQTIPGSIDMEDFERTMVTQFPEIVSYHDLHIWQLSAHKSVATVHIMFENPQLYTKIIDDVRAFFHDRGITEITIQPEFQSPKSPSIECLMQCSALDCLDKVCCKDSRTDLREVISASPNGGSDTQLHKHSSTDDKAEPAKPVDVKYLDAKEIENNAEKPATPNMQEVTENKSESIEENVMAKNKAAEGTSGTDSSEHNLATTEEMHSTEEKSEKSTERKYMEVAMPNEMDKTS
- the LOC129245862 gene encoding proton-coupled zinc antiporter SLC30A1 isoform X2 gives rise to the protein MKLYNHCKLLNVFAFFMILKLRLCLVLRRKYCSIGRQAGVNEIINLIFLNLLRCNIILHSRKRDDFEMSGGSVSSLPNGPNKDQIIVINMSGPHSASATRQRREMKLRNTFGWTRIDILTMLIVFIILASLSFSLVVEALQTLVHIDHQDTMHLPVTVMILGFVGLILNGLTYLLIGGYTMHQGSFLHVTPSGDVVLDRVLSTSGELEADERQLSKPDKANREIDRQLKNDLKADIGRIHYIPKRQGAVEMLRDVSSTIFVIVCALIVNMAEDEEHTAKFIDPVLSIFSCVLLVSLSYPYMKQSCLILLQTIPGSIDMEDFERTMVTQFPEIVSYHDLHIWQLSAHKSVATVHIMFENPQLYTKIIDDVRAFFHDRGITEITIQPEFQSPKSPSIECLMQCSALDCLDKVCCKDSRTDLREVISASPNGGSDTQLHKHSSTDDKAEPAKPVDVKYLDAKEIENNAEKPATPNMQEVTENKSESIEENVMAKNKAAEGTSGTDSSEHNLATTEEMHSTEEKSEKSTERKYMEVAMPNEMDKTS
- the LOC129245862 gene encoding proton-coupled zinc antiporter SLC30A1 isoform X1, encoding MPFSDLFNSCQPVQLYIVLTMSSSYFIVQLALSHITHALTLLMASYHMLCNIFALIGCIVTIKHSRKRDDFEMSGGSVSSLPNGPNKDQIIVINMSGPHSASATRQRREMKLRNTFGWTRIDILTMLIVFIILASLSFSLVVEALQTLVHIDHQDTMHLPVTVMILGFVGLILNGLTYLLIGGYTMHQGSFLHVTPSGDVVLDRVLSTSGELEADERQLSKPDKANREIDRQLKNDLKADIGRIHYIPKRQGAVEMLRDVSSTIFVIVCALIVNMAEDEEHTAKFIDPVLSIFSCVLLVSLSYPYMKQSCLILLQTIPGSIDMEDFERTMVTQFPEIVSYHDLHIWQLSAHKSVATVHIMFENPQLYTKIIDDVRAFFHDRGITEITIQPEFQSPKSPSIECLMQCSALDCLDKVCCKDSRTDLREVISASPNGGSDTQLHKHSSTDDKAEPAKPVDVKYLDAKEIENNAEKPATPNMQEVTENKSESIEENVMAKNKAAEGTSGTDSSEHNLATTEEMHSTEEKSEKSTERKYMEVAMPNEMDKTS